One stretch of Shewanella sp. Arc9-LZ DNA includes these proteins:
- a CDS encoding DUF3012 domain-containing protein has translation MSLSKLFAVSSALLLTLSLSACAPEVGSEAWCKQMKEKESGDWTANEAADYAKHCVFK, from the coding sequence ATGTCATTGTCAAAGTTGTTTGCCGTATCAAGTGCGTTATTGTTAACTCTTAGCTTATCGGCATGTGCTCCTGAAGTGGGTAGTGAAGCTTGGTGTAAGCAAATGAAAGAAAAAGAAAGTGGTGATTGGACTGCCAATGAAGCAGCCGATTACGCCAAGCACTGCGTATTTAAATAA
- a CDS encoding STAS/SEC14 domain-containing protein: protein MLCQIPDITKGVISLFVSGRLSAQDYRTRLQPAIKSYRKDWNQVCLYIEADVLLEGWEFGSLTGSGEVQLPAFDALVFVGGPDWVGNSVRLMGPFMQGEVAWFPLERKQEAITWIAKRSLR from the coding sequence ATGTTATGTCAAATCCCCGATATCACTAAAGGTGTTATTAGCTTATTTGTCAGTGGCCGTTTATCGGCACAAGATTACCGTACCCGTTTACAGCCCGCCATTAAGAGTTATCGTAAAGACTGGAATCAAGTGTGTCTTTATATTGAAGCCGATGTGTTGTTGGAAGGCTGGGAGTTTGGCTCATTAACCGGTAGCGGAGAAGTTCAGTTACCCGCGTTTGATGCGTTAGTGTTTGTAGGCGGCCCAGATTGGGTGGGTAATTCTGTTAGGCTGATGGGACCCTTTATGCAGGGCGAAGTTGCATGGTTTCCATTAGAGCGTAAACAAGAAGCCATTACTTGGATTGCTAAGCGATCTCTGCGCTAG
- the arfB gene encoding alternative ribosome rescue aminoacyl-tRNA hydrolase ArfB, with product MIQITQRVILQDNEIEWQFVRSSGAGGQHINKVSTAAQLSFDIASSSLPEFYQQKLLEKADHRITKSGKVIIKCQQSRSQDFNRQTALEQFIELVRSVGIVQKARIPTKATKGSQKRRIETKKQRGATKAMRQNKSDY from the coding sequence ATGATACAAATAACTCAGCGCGTCATATTGCAAGATAACGAAATTGAATGGCAGTTTGTCCGTTCAAGTGGTGCGGGTGGCCAGCACATCAATAAAGTATCAACCGCAGCGCAACTCAGCTTTGATATTGCCTCATCTTCTTTACCCGAGTTCTACCAACAAAAGCTGCTTGAAAAAGCCGATCACCGTATTACCAAAAGTGGCAAAGTAATTATAAAATGTCAGCAATCACGCAGCCAAGACTTTAACCGCCAAACCGCACTGGAACAATTTATTGAACTGGTAAGAAGCGTCGGCATAGTACAAAAAGCCCGTATACCAACCAAAGCGACAAAAGGCAGCCAAAAGCGACGCATTGAAACCAAAAAACAACGCGGTGCCACTAAAGCGATGCGCCAAAATAAATCTGATTATTAA
- a CDS encoding efflux RND transporter periplasmic adaptor subunit, with translation MKIKSVQVLPLLAALNANAMLSHSVNRFVNHAQLNVAPGTHSISLPSIRKSYRMNSSVSRALLFSVALLLSLFALSSSPVQASSQPAEADHQESLLTLSAEQRQLAGVEVAQLSATAFNLQAVATAQLVVDKDKTITIAPQLDMQVLKRHVVPGQQVQKGQPLLTIGGADIAAAQADYVNAATEWDRIKRMSKGTISASQRMQTEVNAELKRAILQSVMMSKQQIAELATSPSSIGQFQLLAPINGRVQQDIATVGQVLTAGTPLMQLTDESYLWVEAELTPLQADQVNMGTDVLVRVGSRTREGVIIGRSHEINSQTRTEQVLVRMANPGHDLHAGEFAELYLAANQGAEPLGFIVPDAALTRSGDGDWQVFIEQDGGFSAVEVSVVERQRGLSFIRGLVPQTRVVVSGAFFLASEQAKSGFDIHNH, from the coding sequence ATGAAAATCAAATCAGTCCAAGTACTACCTTTATTGGCAGCGTTGAATGCCAACGCTATGTTGAGTCATTCAGTGAATCGTTTTGTGAATCATGCTCAGTTAAATGTTGCGCCAGGCACTCACTCCATCTCTCTGCCAAGCATTCGAAAATCTTACCGCATGAACTCCAGCGTTTCGCGAGCATTATTGTTCAGTGTAGCGCTATTGCTATCATTATTTGCACTGTCTAGTTCGCCTGTGCAAGCCAGCAGTCAGCCAGCAGAGGCTGACCATCAAGAGTCGTTGTTAACCTTAAGTGCAGAGCAGCGCCAACTGGCGGGAGTGGAAGTGGCACAGTTAAGTGCGACCGCGTTTAATTTACAGGCCGTTGCCACCGCTCAGCTGGTTGTAGATAAAGACAAAACTATAACCATAGCGCCGCAATTAGATATGCAGGTGCTTAAGCGCCATGTGGTGCCAGGACAACAGGTGCAAAAAGGCCAACCATTATTGACTATCGGCGGGGCAGATATTGCTGCGGCGCAAGCTGACTACGTTAATGCAGCAACGGAGTGGGATCGCATAAAGCGCATGAGCAAAGGAACGATTAGTGCTAGTCAGCGGATGCAAACTGAGGTCAATGCAGAGCTTAAACGTGCCATTTTACAGTCGGTAATGATGTCCAAACAACAGATAGCCGAGCTAGCAACGTCGCCAAGTTCAATTGGTCAGTTTCAGTTGTTGGCTCCTATAAATGGTCGGGTTCAGCAAGATATTGCCACCGTAGGACAAGTGCTAACCGCGGGCACACCTTTGATGCAACTAACCGATGAATCGTATTTGTGGGTGGAGGCTGAACTGACGCCATTACAAGCAGATCAAGTCAATATGGGCACCGATGTTTTAGTACGAGTGGGAAGCCGTACTCGAGAGGGTGTCATTATTGGGCGTTCACATGAAATTAACTCGCAAACCCGCACAGAGCAAGTGTTAGTGCGGATGGCAAACCCTGGTCATGACTTACATGCTGGCGAGTTTGCCGAATTATACCTAGCAGCAAATCAAGGGGCTGAGCCGCTTGGATTTATTGTGCCAGATGCAGCGCTAACACGCAGCGGTGACGGTGACTGGCAGGTGTTCATAGAACAAGATGGTGGATTTAGTGCAGTAGAAGTTTCTGTGGTGGAGCGCCAACGCGGACTGAGTTTTATTCGTGGTTTAGTTCCACAAACTCGCGTTGTTGTATCTGGTGCGTTTTTCTTAGCATCTGAGCAAGCAAAATCTGGCTTTGATATCCATAACCACTAA
- the aroQ gene encoding type II 3-dehydroquinate dehydratase → MSQTAKVLLINGPNLNLLGRREPGHYGHQTLTTIVDELTRNATQAGVTLEHIQSNAEYQLIDAIHATDAQFIIINPAAFTHTSVALRDAILGVAIPFIEVHLSNVHAREPFRHHSYFSDKALGVICGLGAQGYDFALQAAIKHLSDKH, encoded by the coding sequence ATGAGCCAAACAGCAAAAGTTTTATTGATCAACGGTCCTAATCTCAATCTATTAGGCCGTCGCGAACCCGGACATTATGGTCACCAAACACTCACCACTATTGTGGATGAATTAACTCGCAATGCGACTCAGGCTGGCGTTACGCTTGAACATATTCAGTCCAATGCCGAGTATCAATTGATTGATGCAATTCATGCTACCGACGCTCAATTTATTATTATCAATCCAGCAGCCTTTACGCACACCAGTGTTGCTTTGCGTGATGCCATACTTGGGGTAGCGATTCCGTTTATTGAAGTACATTTATCTAACGTACATGCCCGCGAACCTTTTAGGCACCATTCGTACTTTTCAGATAAAGCCCTAGGAGTAATTTGTGGCCTAGGCGCACAAGGTTATGATTTTGCTCTGCAAGCGGCGATTAAGCACTTGAGCGATAAACACTAA
- a CDS encoding class I SAM-dependent rRNA methyltransferase produces the protein MSIQAVLADALAKRATFFEQAAKDNTDCYRVFHGTVEGENGLNIDRYGDAWLIQTFHQTLSAQQLEDISSLLTAHADYHIVYNDRSGSHSRVVNHAENEAQDFSQSEQVIHENGIAFTSKLRHEGQDPLLFLDMRIGREYVRANSQGKSVLNLFSYTCGIGTAAAMGGARKVMNVDFSSFALAAGQKNAELNNVTDVCEFVQSDAFPALRQLAGLPIGGRRNQKLPKYPKLRVAQFDLVFLDPPRFAKSAFGIVDLVNDYQGLFKPAVLTTKVGGKIVCCNNVAKVDRQAWYDSLVRCVEKQGRKVTATQWLDCHPDFPAFDDNHPLKIVVLTID, from the coding sequence ATGTCCATTCAAGCTGTTTTAGCCGATGCTTTAGCCAAGCGTGCCACTTTTTTTGAGCAAGCTGCCAAAGATAATACTGATTGTTATCGGGTTTTTCACGGCACCGTTGAAGGTGAAAATGGCCTTAACATTGACCGTTACGGCGATGCATGGCTGATTCAAACGTTTCACCAAACCTTATCGGCTCAGCAACTTGAAGACATATCAAGCTTACTGACTGCTCACGCGGACTACCATATCGTTTACAACGATCGCTCTGGCAGCCATTCTCGTGTTGTCAATCATGCCGAAAATGAAGCCCAAGACTTCTCGCAATCAGAGCAAGTTATCCATGAAAATGGCATTGCTTTTACCTCCAAGCTACGCCATGAAGGTCAAGATCCGCTGCTATTTTTAGATATGCGTATTGGGCGTGAATATGTACGCGCTAACAGCCAAGGTAAGAGTGTTCTAAACTTGTTTTCATACACTTGTGGTATTGGTACTGCTGCTGCGATGGGCGGTGCTCGTAAAGTCATGAATGTCGATTTTTCATCATTTGCATTAGCTGCGGGACAAAAAAATGCTGAGCTAAACAATGTCACTGATGTGTGTGAATTTGTGCAAAGTGATGCGTTTCCGGCATTGCGTCAATTAGCGGGGTTGCCTATTGGTGGTCGTCGTAATCAAAAGCTGCCTAAATACCCTAAACTGCGTGTTGCTCAGTTCGACTTAGTGTTTTTAGATCCACCACGGTTTGCTAAAAGCGCCTTTGGTATTGTCGACTTAGTCAATGATTACCAAGGTTTATTTAAACCAGCAGTATTAACCACCAAAGTCGGCGGTAAAATTGTATGTTGTAATAATGTCGCTAAAGTTGATCGCCAAGCATGGTACGACAGCCTAGTCCGCTGCGTAGAAAAGCAAGGCCGTAAAGTCACTGCGACTCAGTGGTTAGATTGCCACCCAGACTTCCCCGCATTTGATGACAATCATCCGTTAAAAATTGTCGTGCTAACCATAGATTAG
- a CDS encoding efflux RND transporter permease subunit — protein MLYKLIEIAVEKRLLVLLGLLATVVASVFMLPKLNLDAFPDVTNVQVTINTEAEGLAAEEVEKLISYPVESAMYALPAVTEVRSLSRTGLSLVTVVFAEGTDIYFARQQVFEQLQAAKESIPAGVGTPEIGPNTSGLGQIYQYILRAEPETNISASELRSLNDYLVKLILMPVSGVTEVLSFGGEVLQYQVQVDPNKLRSYGLSMSQVSQALESNNRNAGGWFMDQGQEQLVVRGYGLLPAGDAGLQAIADIPLTEINGTPIRVADIANVAFGSEIRVGAVTMSRRQAAANGSSSDVQALGEVVAGVVLKRMGANTKATIDDINSRISLIEQSLPKGVSFEVFYDQADLVDKAVTTVVEALLMAFGFIVIILALFLVNIRATLLVLLSIPVSIGIALLIMSYYGMSANLMSLGGLAVAIGMLVDGSVVMVENIFKHVSGETGVNQSADVHFDSDVDSDVDSESDAQTQSMAIRIMLAAKEVCSPIFFATAIIIVVFMPLFALEGVEGKLFQPMAVSIILAMMAALVVALFAVPALAVFLFKRGIVVHQSKVLAPIDAVYRRVLTLVLSSPKSVMLAAVVLFAASMLLLPKLGTEFVPELEEGTINLRVTLAPTASLATSINVAPKIEAMLLEFPEVEYALSRIGAPELGGDPEPVSNIEIYIGLKPIEQWTSASNRFELQRLMEKRLAIFPGLLLTFSQPIATRVDELLSGVKAQLAIKIFGPDLSILSEKGQVLTDLVAAIPGAVDVSLEQVSGEAQLVVRPKREVLARYGISVDEVMSLVTQGIGGASAGQVIDGNARYDINLRLAAQYRNAPDAIEDLLLSGANGAIVRLGDLADVVIEMAPPNIRRDDVQRRVVVQANVSGRDMGSVVNDIYAIVPQAELPAGYTVVVGGQYENQQRAQQKLMLVVPISIALIGLLLYFSFGSLKQVALIMANVPLALIGGVVALYATGTYLSVPSSIGFITLFGVAVLNGVVLVDSINQRRQSADESLYDSVYQGTVGRLRPVLMTALTSALGLIPILLSSGVGSEIQQPLAVVIIGGLFSSTALTLLVLPTVYQWLYRDKLSSR, from the coding sequence ATGTTATATAAATTAATTGAGATTGCCGTTGAAAAGCGGTTATTGGTGTTACTTGGATTACTGGCCACTGTGGTGGCATCGGTATTCATGTTACCAAAACTAAATTTAGATGCGTTTCCGGATGTTACCAATGTGCAGGTGACCATTAATACTGAAGCGGAAGGGTTGGCGGCAGAAGAGGTCGAGAAGCTGATTAGCTATCCTGTCGAATCGGCAATGTATGCATTACCGGCAGTGACTGAGGTGCGTTCATTATCGCGTACTGGTTTGTCGCTAGTGACCGTGGTGTTTGCCGAAGGTACTGATATTTATTTTGCTCGTCAGCAAGTTTTTGAACAACTGCAAGCTGCAAAAGAGTCGATTCCTGCGGGTGTTGGCACCCCTGAAATCGGCCCAAACACTTCAGGTTTAGGGCAAATTTATCAATACATTTTACGGGCCGAGCCCGAAACCAATATCAGCGCATCTGAGCTGCGTAGCTTAAATGACTATTTAGTGAAGCTGATATTAATGCCTGTGAGTGGCGTGACTGAAGTGCTTTCATTTGGCGGCGAGGTGTTGCAATACCAAGTGCAAGTTGACCCTAATAAACTGCGCAGTTATGGCTTGTCGATGAGCCAAGTTAGCCAAGCATTGGAAAGTAATAACCGTAATGCTGGTGGTTGGTTTATGGACCAAGGCCAGGAGCAATTAGTGGTTCGTGGTTATGGTTTGTTGCCCGCTGGCGACGCAGGCTTACAAGCCATTGCCGACATCCCGTTAACCGAAATCAATGGCACGCCAATACGAGTGGCCGACATTGCTAATGTGGCTTTTGGTAGCGAAATAAGAGTCGGGGCAGTGACCATGTCGCGCAGGCAAGCAGCGGCTAATGGCTCGTCGTCCGATGTACAAGCGCTGGGTGAAGTGGTTGCTGGCGTTGTGCTTAAACGCATGGGCGCCAATACCAAAGCCACCATTGATGACATCAATTCACGTATTAGTTTAATTGAGCAATCCTTGCCAAAAGGAGTGTCATTTGAGGTGTTTTACGACCAAGCGGATTTAGTCGATAAAGCGGTCACGACTGTGGTTGAAGCGCTATTGATGGCCTTTGGATTTATCGTGATTATTTTGGCGCTATTTCTGGTCAATATACGGGCGACATTGTTGGTATTATTGTCGATCCCAGTGTCGATCGGGATCGCACTACTGATCATGTCTTACTACGGCATGTCAGCCAATTTAATGTCTTTAGGTGGCCTTGCTGTTGCGATTGGTATGCTAGTTGATGGTTCAGTGGTGATGGTTGAGAACATCTTTAAGCATGTTAGCGGCGAAACTGGCGTCAACCAATCAGCTGATGTTCATTTTGATAGTGATGTTGATAGTGATGTTGATAGCGAATCTGATGCACAAACCCAAAGTATGGCGATTAGGATCATGCTGGCGGCAAAAGAAGTGTGCAGTCCTATCTTCTTTGCAACAGCGATTATCATCGTAGTATTTATGCCGTTATTTGCCCTAGAAGGTGTAGAGGGTAAATTATTTCAACCTATGGCCGTGAGCATTATTCTCGCCATGATGGCGGCATTAGTGGTGGCGTTATTTGCGGTGCCTGCATTGGCGGTGTTTCTATTTAAACGCGGTATTGTGGTGCATCAAAGCAAGGTGTTGGCCCCCATTGACGCAGTCTATCGACGAGTACTGACACTGGTGCTATCAAGCCCTAAATCAGTGATGTTAGCGGCAGTTGTTTTGTTTGCTGCAAGCATGCTGTTATTGCCAAAGTTGGGCACTGAATTTGTGCCTGAATTAGAAGAGGGCACCATCAACTTACGGGTGACATTGGCGCCTACAGCCAGTTTGGCTACTTCGATTAACGTTGCGCCTAAAATTGAAGCCATGCTGCTGGAGTTTCCTGAGGTGGAATATGCGTTAAGTCGAATCGGGGCTCCCGAACTTGGCGGCGACCCTGAGCCTGTGAGTAATATTGAAATATATATAGGTCTTAAACCGATAGAGCAATGGACATCGGCAAGCAATCGCTTTGAGCTACAGCGCTTGATGGAGAAACGGCTAGCGATATTCCCAGGATTATTGTTAACCTTCTCACAACCGATAGCGACCCGAGTCGATGAGTTGTTATCGGGTGTTAAAGCGCAGTTAGCGATTAAGATATTTGGTCCAGATTTGAGCATCTTGTCGGAAAAAGGTCAGGTGTTAACCGATTTAGTCGCTGCCATTCCTGGGGCGGTTGATGTGTCGCTAGAACAAGTCAGCGGCGAAGCTCAGTTAGTGGTTCGACCTAAACGTGAAGTCCTTGCTCGCTATGGTATTAGCGTCGATGAAGTCATGAGTTTAGTCACTCAAGGTATTGGTGGTGCCAGTGCTGGCCAAGTGATTGATGGTAATGCCCGTTATGACATTAACCTGCGATTAGCTGCGCAATATCGTAATGCGCCAGATGCGATTGAAGACTTGCTACTCAGTGGTGCTAATGGCGCGATTGTACGCTTGGGCGATCTCGCTGATGTGGTGATTGAAATGGCGCCGCCGAATATTCGTCGTGACGATGTACAGCGCCGAGTGGTGGTGCAAGCCAACGTATCGGGGCGTGACATGGGTTCGGTGGTCAACGATATTTATGCCATTGTGCCGCAAGCGGAGTTACCTGCGGGCTATACTGTTGTGGTGGGCGGCCAATATGAAAACCAGCAACGGGCGCAACAAAAGCTAATGTTGGTGGTGCCCATTTCTATCGCACTTATTGGCTTATTGCTGTATTTCTCGTTTGGGTCACTCAAACAAGTGGCATTGATTATGGCTAACGTGCCATTGGCATTAATCGGCGGCGTAGTGGCTTTATATGCCACTGGCACCTATTTGTCGGTGCCCAGTTCAATCGGCTTTATCACCTTGTTTGGTGTTGCGGTGTTGAATGGTGTGGTGCTGGTGGACTCGATTAACCAGCGCAGACAATCAGCAGATGAAAGCCTGTACGACAGTGTTTATCAAGGCACGGTAGGGCGGTTACGTCCGGTGTTAATGACGGCACTCACCTCTGCATTGGGGCTGATCCCTATCTTGTTATCATCTGGTGTGGGCAGTGAAATTCAACAACCATTAGCGGTGGTGATCATTGGCGGCTTGTTTAGCTCAACGGCTTTGACTTTACTGGTGTTGCCGACGGTTTATCAGTGGTTGTATCGAGATAAGTTATCATCGAGATAA
- a CDS encoding DUF3859 domain-containing protein — MSKLKADVSIIYSGLFSQWNSDSDELPRFLAATVHVPAIIDTEFGFITRIKKAKNQVLTYCIYHPNITDDDGNVSPPFDGEIFIKENDWRFYLGDCIWAPITNKVGNWRMTLELNGKIIADKTFKVHLPD, encoded by the coding sequence TTGAGTAAGTTAAAAGCCGATGTAAGCATTATTTATAGCGGACTCTTTAGCCAATGGAATAGCGATAGTGATGAATTACCGCGATTTTTAGCGGCAACCGTTCATGTGCCTGCGATTATCGACACCGAATTTGGTTTCATCACGCGCATCAAAAAGGCTAAAAACCAAGTACTCACTTATTGTATTTACCACCCTAACATTACCGATGACGACGGTAATGTTAGCCCACCGTTTGATGGTGAGATATTTATCAAAGAAAATGATTGGCGCTTTTATCTGGGTGATTGCATCTGGGCACCGATCACTAATAAGGTCGGTAACTGGCGGATGACGCTGGAGTTAAATGGCAAAATTATTGCCGACAAAACCTTTAAGGTGCATCTACCAGATTAA
- a CDS encoding alkaline phosphatase — translation MKRFVTRRDFLAMSAKGAGAVVVSYGLMGCSSDDDDVVSGQFLQGIASGDPAAGAVILWTRVTPDVEGDITVSWEVATDSNFSQVVTNGQTVTNKNRDYTVKVDAVGLEAGQQYYYRFKAGETVSEMGQTRTLPEGSVASVKLAVMSCANFPAGYFNVYEMAAQQNDLDAVVHLGDYLYEYARGEYASEHAVELGREVLPAGELFLLDDYRTRYSQYRSDASLQKLHAKVPFITVWDDHEVANDTWKGGAENHNDGEGDFDQRKQAALQAYFEWLPIRPWSEGNHEEIYRSFNYGNLVDLHMLDTRVLARDKQLEYSQYIDATTGAFNSSTFLADVTDTNRTLLGQTQLLWLQQTLLQSTAKWQVLGQQVLMGKMLMPAAIATQQMSIPQFAELAGLAQLAGRAQASDPTLTAEELAYLQANQAKLTPEVIALLQLPAIPYNLDAWDGYAYEREVILATAKSLQHNLVVIAGDTHNAWASDLTDSGGDIVGIEFATSSVSSPGLEYYLGLSDAEMPATEAAIVGLIADLKYANLKDRGYLLLTFTENEVRSDWQYVDTILDKTFVQLDARGYSATSTAGSPKVTPVS, via the coding sequence ATGAAACGGTTTGTAACTCGTCGTGACTTTTTGGCTATGTCAGCTAAAGGTGCTGGGGCAGTAGTAGTGTCTTATGGACTCATGGGTTGTAGCAGTGATGATGACGATGTTGTGTCAGGTCAATTTTTACAAGGTATTGCCAGTGGCGACCCTGCTGCAGGTGCGGTGATTTTATGGACTCGCGTTACGCCTGATGTTGAAGGTGATATTACGGTGTCATGGGAAGTTGCCACTGACAGCAACTTTAGTCAAGTAGTCACAAACGGCCAAACGGTGACGAATAAAAACCGTGACTATACCGTTAAAGTGGACGCTGTTGGGCTTGAAGCAGGTCAGCAGTATTACTATCGTTTTAAAGCGGGTGAAACGGTATCGGAAATGGGGCAAACACGTACATTACCTGAAGGTAGCGTAGCGTCAGTTAAGTTGGCGGTAATGTCATGCGCTAATTTCCCTGCTGGTTATTTTAATGTGTATGAAATGGCTGCACAGCAAAATGATTTGGACGCTGTAGTGCACTTAGGCGATTATTTATATGAGTATGCTCGTGGTGAATATGCCAGTGAACATGCTGTCGAGCTTGGGCGTGAAGTGTTGCCAGCCGGTGAATTATTTTTATTAGACGACTACCGCACCCGTTACAGTCAATATCGTAGTGATGCGAGCTTACAAAAGCTACATGCCAAAGTACCGTTTATTACCGTGTGGGATGACCATGAAGTGGCCAATGATACCTGGAAAGGCGGTGCTGAAAATCATAATGATGGTGAAGGTGATTTTGATCAACGCAAACAAGCCGCACTACAAGCGTACTTTGAATGGCTGCCAATTCGTCCATGGAGTGAAGGTAATCATGAAGAAATTTACAGAAGCTTTAATTACGGTAACTTGGTTGATTTGCACATGCTCGATACTCGGGTATTGGCTCGCGATAAACAATTAGAATATAGCCAATATATTGATGCGACCACAGGTGCATTTAACAGCAGCACATTTCTCGCGGATGTAACCGATACTAACCGCACCCTGTTAGGCCAGACTCAACTATTGTGGCTACAACAAACTTTGTTGCAGTCTACTGCTAAGTGGCAAGTATTAGGTCAACAGGTGTTAATGGGCAAAATGTTAATGCCTGCTGCTATTGCGACTCAGCAAATGAGTATTCCGCAGTTTGCTGAGCTTGCCGGATTAGCGCAGCTAGCGGGCCGTGCTCAAGCTAGCGATCCAACGTTAACCGCAGAAGAGTTAGCTTACTTACAAGCGAATCAAGCCAAGCTGACGCCAGAGGTGATTGCATTACTACAGCTGCCCGCAATTCCATACAACTTAGATGCGTGGGATGGTTACGCCTACGAGCGCGAAGTGATTTTAGCGACGGCAAAGTCGTTACAACATAACTTGGTGGTGATTGCCGGTGATACCCATAATGCATGGGCCAGCGATTTAACCGATAGTGGCGGTGATATTGTTGGGATAGAATTTGCCACAAGCTCAGTGTCATCCCCAGGTCTTGAGTATTACTTAGGCTTGTCTGATGCTGAAATGCCAGCAACGGAAGCGGCAATAGTCGGTTTGATCGCCGATCTTAAATACGCCAATTTAAAAGATCGCGGCTATTTATTACTGACATTTACTGAAAATGAAGTCCGCAGTGATTGGCAATATGTTGATACGATTTTAGATAAGACATTTGTTCAGTTAGACGCCCGTGGTTACAGTGCCACCAGTACCGCTGGTAGCCCTAAAGTCACGCCGGTGTCGTAA
- a CDS encoding tetratricopeptide repeat protein codes for MPMPMLSVNRLCHPNLVLLLCTVLLSACSANSENSQNAYHLPQFNQALIHSTSAENVPEIASLTYLSEIQRQELAGFTARDNIKALPNRLKVSEFINHKMTNFNYEGKNYTSTESWSNQSGNCMALALLTYSVAKELNVYPVFQVVHAAPILTNITSDILVTSDHVRTFLYDEKPSGHFLSGGIATVIDYFPDRFDRTGEIVSESKFLAMFYRNLAADAMLEKQYEFAFILLEQGLKLAPDYDALINMMAITHRRLGDEQTAEKLYLYALDIKPNSLAVLSNYRLLLELQSRTAEAKKIDQYLLSLESSNPYSYYSLGIEALEFKDYKTTVIFLEKFIDNAPYFHPAYFALARAQLGLGNTKKAQKILKKAIELTDIPDSKKHYLAKLDMLK; via the coding sequence ATGCCAATGCCTATGCTGAGCGTTAATCGTTTATGCCACCCGAACCTTGTCTTATTACTATGCACTGTTTTACTTAGTGCTTGCTCTGCCAATTCAGAAAATAGCCAAAACGCTTACCATTTACCGCAGTTTAATCAAGCTCTGATTCATTCCACTTCTGCCGAAAATGTGCCTGAGATTGCCAGTCTGACTTATCTCTCCGAAATACAGCGACAAGAATTAGCTGGGTTTACCGCCAGAGATAACATTAAAGCACTGCCCAATCGCTTAAAAGTGTCTGAGTTTATTAACCATAAAATGACTAATTTCAATTATGAAGGGAAAAATTATACCAGTACTGAGTCATGGAGTAATCAGTCTGGCAATTGTATGGCATTGGCATTGCTGACCTATTCAGTCGCAAAAGAATTGAATGTATATCCGGTATTTCAAGTGGTTCATGCCGCGCCAATATTGACCAATATCACCTCCGATATTCTTGTCACATCAGACCATGTACGCACATTTTTGTATGATGAAAAACCGAGTGGGCATTTTCTTAGTGGCGGTATTGCTACTGTGATTGATTATTTTCCAGATCGTTTTGATCGCACCGGTGAAATCGTCTCAGAATCTAAATTTTTAGCGATGTTTTATCGTAATTTAGCGGCCGATGCCATGCTAGAAAAGCAGTATGAATTTGCTTTTATCTTACTTGAGCAAGGGCTAAAGCTAGCGCCAGATTATGATGCTTTGATTAATATGATGGCCATTACTCATCGCCGTTTAGGTGACGAACAGACAGCCGAAAAACTCTACCTATATGCCCTTGATATTAAGCCGAATTCCTTGGCAGTATTAAGTAATTACCGCTTATTACTGGAATTACAAAGCAGAACTGCTGAAGCAAAAAAGATCGACCAATACTTGTTGTCGCTTGAGTCGAGTAACCCATACAGCTACTACAGTTTGGGTATTGAGGCATTGGAATTCAAAGACTATAAAACCACCGTCATCTTCTTAGAAAAGTTTATCGATAACGCGCCTTATTTCCATCCGGCTTATTTTGCGCTAGCCAGAGCTCAATTGGGTCTAGGTAATACAAAAAAGGCTCAGAAAATATTAAAAAAAGCGATTGAACTAACTGATATACCAGACAGTAAAAAGCACTATTTAGCCAAATTAGATATGTTAAAATAA
- a CDS encoding organic hydroperoxide resistance protein has translation MKALYTTSATALAGRNGQVSTDDKKVDLQLSYPKEMGGSGEFTNPEQLFAAGYAACFSNAILHVASQSKVAIKAAPTTATVGIGANDNGGFALTVALAVELELDQAEAEQLVKTAHQVCPYSNAVRGNIDVKLTVNGQAI, from the coding sequence ATGAAAGCACTATATACCACTTCAGCAACAGCATTAGCAGGCCGTAATGGCCAAGTTTCTACCGACGATAAAAAAGTAGATTTACAATTAAGTTACCCAAAAGAAATGGGTGGCAGTGGTGAGTTTACTAATCCAGAACAGTTATTTGCTGCCGGTTATGCCGCATGTTTTTCTAACGCAATTCTGCATGTAGCCAGCCAAAGTAAAGTCGCTATCAAGGCAGCTCCAACTACAGCAACTGTCGGTATCGGTGCCAATGACAATGGTGGTTTTGCATTAACAGTAGCGCTAGCAGTTGAACTTGAACTCGACCAAGCAGAAGCTGAACAGTTAGTGAAAACAGCCCACCAAGTTTGCCCATATTCAAACGCAGTACGTGGCAACATCGATGTAAAATTAACCGTAAACGGTCAAGCGATTTAA